The following proteins are co-located in the Vigna angularis cultivar LongXiaoDou No.4 chromosome 2, ASM1680809v1, whole genome shotgun sequence genome:
- the LOC108347925 gene encoding ent-copalyl diphosphate synthase 1, producing MASHFSFTLSHTIPASRARPAAKSFHSLSFYLRSSYGIFKGIRPPHLFTESKDMCGFQPIRSRTLEIVTEVSRDNISKDDNVDVEVPNQQKKIKMVKLILDSKEDGEITISAYDTAWVGLVKNVGDTNSPQFPSCLEWIANNQLHDGSWGDAELFIAHDRILNTLACVVALRSWNMHPQKCEKGMQFFKENLYKLQDENPEHMPIGFEVTFPSLLDLARCLDVEVPDDSPILKNILAMRDLKLKKIPREILHKVPTTLLHSLEGMQNLDWKQLLKLQCQDGSFLFSPSSTAYALIQTKNESAHKYLDKTLQKFNGGVPNVYPVDLFEHTWIFDRLDRLGISRYFQSEIKDCVTYVSRYWSEKGICWARNSEVQDIDDTAMGFRLLRLHGHQVSSSVFEHFKKNGEFFCFSGQSNQAVTGMFNLYRASQLLFQGEEILEDAKNFSTKFLTEKREANQLLDKWIITKDLPGEVSYALDVPWYASLPRMETRFYLEQYGGSSDVWIGKTLYRMPFVNNDVYLELAKLDYSICQAVHCVEWEKIQRWYSDAGLERFGLSKQSLLLAYFIAAASIFEPERSRERFAWAKTAALLETLGSFIKDEQTRNAFVDLFNNSINGRNFSNKKLNKKKKKEEELLEILLTNLDYLGFEMLRSHGRELSHYLNQAWQGWLSSWQNEGNSLEREAELIVQIINVMAGYWSEELRLNPQYQRLLQTTNRVCHGLRNYQISKAHDSGSNKRITCMTTHQIESDMRELVQLVLQNSSDGVHTNVKNSFLTVAKGFYYGAYCDPETINSHIQKVLFEKVM from the exons ATGGCTTCTCATTTCTCCTTCACTCTCAGTCACACCATTCCTGCATCACGTGCCAGACCTGCTGCTAAATCCTTTCACTCTCTTAGCTTTTACCTTCGATCATCGTATGGTATTTTCAAGG GTATTCGTCCTCCCCACCTATTCACAGAAAGCAAAGATATGTGTGGATTTCAACCAATACGCTCTCGGACTCTAG AAATTGTTACTGAAGTGTCTCGGGATAATATCTCGAAGGATGATAATGTCGACGTGGAAGTTCCTAACCAG cagaagaaaataaaaatggtaaaattaaTATTGGATTCGAAGGAAGATGGAGAAATAACAATATCAGCATATGACACGGCATGGGTTGGTCTGGTGAAAAATGTTGGGGACACGAATTCTCCTCAGTTCCCTTCCTGTCTTGAATGGATTGCGAATAATCAGCTGCATGATGGTTCCTGGGGAGATGCTGAATTATTCATTGCCCATGATCGTATTCTTAACACGTTAGCTTGTGTGGTAGCATTAAGATCATGGAACATGCACCCCCAGAAGTGTGAGAAGG GAATGCAGTTTTTTAAGGAGAATTTGTACAAGCTTCAGGATGAAAATCCAGAACACATGCCAATCGGGTTTGAAGTTACTTTCCCTTCTCTTCTCGATTTAGCTAGATGTTTGGATGTTGAAGTGCCAGATGACTCTCCTATCTTGAAAAACATCCTTGCAATGAGAGACCTGAAGCTTAAAAA AATACCAAGAGAGATTCTGCACAAAGTGCCTACAACACTGCTCCATAGTTTGGAGGGAATGCAAAACTTGGACTGGAAACAGCTACTGAAGTTGCAGTGCCAAGATGGGTCATTCTTATTCTCTCCATCCTCCACAGCTTATGCTCTCATACAAACTAAGAATGAAAGTGCTCACAAATACCTGGATAAAACACTCCAGAAGTTCAATGGGGGAG TTCCTAATGTCTACCCGGTGGATTTGTTTGAACACACATGGATCTTCGACAGACTTGATCGTCTTGGAATTTCAAGATATTTTCAGTCAGAAATCAAAGATTGTGTGACCTATGTTTCAAG ATACTGGAGTGAGAAGGGTATTTGCTGGGCAAGGAATTCAGAGGTTCAAGATATAGATGACACAGCAATGGGATTCAGACTTCTAAGGTTACATGGCCACCAAGTTTCATCCA GTGTGTTTGAGCACTTCAAGAAAAATGGCGAATTCTTCTGTTTTTCTGGACAGTCAAACCAAGCTGTGACAGGGATGTTCAATCTCTACCGAGCATCTCAATTACTATTTCAAGGAGAGGAGATTCTTGAGGATGCCAAGAACTTCTCAACCAAATTTTTAACTGAGAAACGTGAAGCAAATCAGCTCCTAGATAAATGGATCATTACCAAAGATTTACCTGGCGAG GTGAGTTATGCTCTGGACGTCCCCTGGTATGCTAGTCTGCCAAGAATGGAGACAAGATTTTACCTTGAACAATATGGTGGTAGCAGTGACGTTTGGATTGGCAAGACCCTTTATAG GATGCCTTTCGTGAACAATGATGTTTATCTCGAGCTTGCAAAATTGGACTACAGCATCTGTCAAGCAGTGCATTGTGTAGAATGGGAAAAAATCCAAAG GTGGTACTCGGACGCAGGGCTAGAGAGATTTGGATTGAGCAAACAAAGTCTACTACTTGCTTACTTTATAGCAGCAGCCAGCATATTTGAACCTGAGAGGTCTCGAGAGAGATTTGCATGGGCTAAAACTGCAGCGTTGCTCGAGACACTTGGGTCCTTCATAAAGGATGAACAAACTAGGAATGCTTTTGTAGATTTGTTCAACAACAGCATAAACGGACGAAACTTCTCCAACAA GAAGttgaacaagaagaagaagaaagaggaagaaCTCCTGGAGATTTTGCTGACAAACCTTGATTACCTTGGGTTCGAAATGCTTCGTAGTCATGGTCGTGAATTATCACATTATTTGAATCAAGCA TGGCAGGGTTGGCTATCAAGTTGGCAGAATGAAGGGAACAGCTTGGAAAGAGAAGCTGAGCTGATTGTGCAAATCATAAATGTAATGGCTGGCTATTGGTCAGAAGAACTGCGGCTCAATCCACAGTACCAGAGGTTGCTCCAAACCACTAATAGAGTCTGCCATGGCCTCCGTAATTATCAAATCAGCAAG GCACATGATAGTGGAAGCAACAAGAGGATAACCTGCATGACTACCCATCAAATAGAATCAGACATGCGAGAACTTGTGCAATTGGTGCTCCAAAATTCCTCAGATGGTGTGCACACCAATGTGAAGAATTCATTCCTCACAGTGGCCAAGGGCTTCTATTACGGAGCATATTGTGACCCAGAGACCATAAACTCTCACATCCAGAAAGTGCTCTTTGAAAAAGTGATGTAA
- the LOC108347943 gene encoding fatty-acid-binding protein 1, whose product MASMRFPFSFPQPQPPQFPRPFTAFAVGAAIAGASAAVVAVSSSSDRPFLRNALNSVFSSGHSLPLWGSLSLADSGVSVLESKTGISFPSVLASSQKLCGIGLRKKSVLGLKNIDVYAFGVYADDDDIKTHLSDKYGKFSASELQGNKEFIDDLMDNDIPMTVRLQIVYGRLSIRSVRSAFEESVGSRLQKFGGSDNKELLQRFTSQFRDEIKLPRGSVIHLSREKGHVLNTSIDGQEVGSIKSKLLCKSILDLYCGEEAFDKQAKEEIEHNVASYL is encoded by the exons ATGGCGTCCATGCgcttccctttctcttttcctcAGCCCCAACCGCCTCAATTCCCTCGCCCCTTCACCGCATTTGCTGTTGGTGCTGCCATCGCCGGTGCCTCCGCCGCCGTCGTGGCTGTCTCCTCCTCCTCCGACCGCCCCTTTCTCAGGAATGCCCTGAATTCCGTCTTCTCTTCTGGCCACTCGTTGCCTCTCTGGGGTTCACTCAGCTTGGCCGACAGTGGGGTTTCCGTGCTTGAATCAAAGACTGGAATTTCCTTCCCTTCGGTTCTAGCCTCTTCTCAAAAACTCTGCGGAATTGGGTTGCGAAAAAAAAGCGTCTTGGGTTTGAAGAACATTGATGTATACGCATTTG GTGTTTatgctgatgatgatgacatAAAGACTCATCTTTCTGATAAATATGGGAAGTTCTCCGCGTCTGAATTGCAGGGCAATAAGGAGTTTATTGACGATCTTATGGACAATGATATACCCATGACAGTTAGGCTTCAAATTGTGTATGGGAGATTGAGCATTCGTTCTGTGCGTAGTGCATTTGAAGAGTCTGTAGGAAGTAGGCTGCAGAAATTTGGGGGATCAGACAATAAAGAATTGCTTCAAAG GTTCACTTCCCAGTTTagagatgaaataaaattaccTCGTGGATCTGTAATTCATCTCTCAAGAGAGAAGGGCCATGTTCTTAACACCTCAA TTGATGGACAGGAAGTGGGAAGCATCAAGAGTAAACTCCTATGTAAGTCAATTTTAGATTTATATTGTGGTGAAGAAGCATTTGATAAACAGGCCAAAGAAGAAATTGAGCACAACGTGGCTTCTTACCTCTAG